The Shewanella sp. NFH-SH190041 genome has a window encoding:
- the lpxD gene encoding UDP-3-O-(3-hydroxymyristoyl)glucosamine N-acyltransferase has translation MKSVTLKELGTLLNARVQGDENIVIDSVSTLEQAQSGQLTFLANSKYRAQLEQTQASAVLLSEKDAENYQGAALVMQDPYVGFARVAQLLDTTPKAADDIHPSAVIDPTAKLGEGVAIGANAVIEANVILGEHVQIGAGTVIGQDCVIGSGTRLWANVTIYHNVQLGMDCIVHSGTVIGSDGFGYANERGTWVKIPQTGGVRIGNRVEIGAGATIDRGALAHTEIHDGVIIDNQVQIAHNDVIGANTAIAGCTVVAGSVTIGRHCIIGGNCAISGHLNICDGVHITGSTNIINSVKEPGILSSATVAMDNRLWRKNTVRFRQLDDLFQRVKNIEKKTEN, from the coding sequence ATGAAAAGCGTGACCTTAAAAGAGCTGGGCACTCTATTGAATGCCCGGGTTCAGGGTGATGAAAATATTGTTATCGACAGTGTTTCTACCCTGGAGCAGGCCCAAAGTGGCCAGCTGACTTTTCTGGCCAACAGCAAATACCGCGCCCAGCTTGAGCAAACTCAGGCCAGTGCGGTTTTGTTGTCAGAAAAAGATGCCGAAAACTATCAGGGCGCGGCCCTGGTGATGCAAGACCCTTATGTGGGGTTTGCTCGTGTAGCCCAATTACTGGATACCACGCCCAAAGCGGCTGATGATATTCATCCGTCAGCGGTGATCGATCCAACAGCCAAGTTGGGTGAAGGTGTTGCCATTGGCGCCAATGCTGTGATTGAGGCCAATGTTATCTTGGGTGAACATGTGCAGATCGGTGCCGGTACGGTTATCGGCCAGGACTGTGTGATTGGCAGCGGCACCCGCTTGTGGGCCAATGTCACGATTTATCACAATGTTCAACTCGGTATGGATTGTATTGTGCATTCTGGCACTGTGATTGGATCAGACGGCTTTGGCTATGCTAATGAGCGTGGCACCTGGGTCAAGATCCCTCAGACAGGCGGCGTGCGCATTGGTAACCGAGTTGAAATCGGTGCTGGAGCTACGATTGACCGTGGCGCACTAGCTCACACTGAAATACACGATGGTGTTATTATTGATAATCAGGTTCAGATAGCCCATAACGATGTTATCGGAGCCAATACCGCGATTGCTGGCTGTACGGTGGTGGCAGGCAGTGTCACTATCGGGCGACACTGTATTATCGGCGGTAACTGTGCTATTTCCGGTCATCTGAACATCTGTGATGGTGTTCATATTACCGGCAGCACTAACATCATTAACTCAGTGAAAGAACCCGGTATTTTATCTTCTGCGACCGTGGCGATGGATAATCGTCTATGGCGTAAAAATACTGTGCGTTTCCGCCAGTTGGATGATCTGTTCCAGCGGGTGAAAAACATTGAGAAAAAAACTGAAAACTGA
- a CDS encoding OmpH family outer membrane protein: MVNRALMMLVLLGAPLAANAEKIAVVDMGSVFEQLPQREQIAQQLKTEFGDRVAAVKKMQDELRGLAEKQQRDGALMSETQKTDLVRKMESLQAELQLKGKALDEDLRRRQGEEQNKLLGQVQKVINNIAEKGKYDLVLQRGAAVYVKADADISNKVVEALSKGQ, from the coding sequence ATGGTTAATCGCGCACTGATGATGTTAGTGCTGTTGGGTGCGCCACTGGCCGCCAATGCTGAAAAAATTGCTGTGGTTGATATGGGCTCTGTATTTGAGCAGCTGCCACAACGTGAACAGATTGCTCAGCAGCTGAAGACCGAATTTGGTGACCGTGTTGCTGCAGTGAAAAAGATGCAGGACGAATTGCGTGGCTTGGCTGAAAAGCAGCAACGTGATGGTGCACTGATGAGCGAAACTCAGAAAACCGATCTGGTGCGTAAAATGGAATCCCTGCAGGCTGAGCTGCAATTGAAGGGAAAAGCCTTGGATGAGGACCTGCGTCGCCGTCAGGGTGAAGAGCAGAACAAACTGTTAGGTCAGGTTCAGAAAGTCATCAATAACATCGCAGAGAAAGGCAAATATGATCTGGTGCTGCAGCGTGGTGCTGCCGTATATGTCAAAGCCGATGCCGATATTAGCAACAAAGTAGTGGAAGCCTTAAGTAAAGGCCAATAA
- the bamA gene encoding outer membrane protein assembly factor BamA — translation MRLNKLFASMLLVGATISGNAQAGFQPFKITDIQVDGLQRVALGAALLNLPIKVGDVLDQTKLQQAIKSLYASTNFEDVKVSHDGGVLIVTVKERPTISVITFEGNKDIKDEQLKESLNGSGVKVGEALDRTMISGIEKGLQDFYYGVGKYGAKVQAQIINLPRNRVELKFKFTEGLAAEIKQINFVGNTVFTDAQLRGMIELKDYVAWWDLFGERRYQKQKLQADLETIKNAYHNDGYIRFAITSTQVAMTPDRKGLYITINMDEGKQYKVKAVNLTGDLLGREALMKSILPIKDGSIYDGGDVTFTEEMYAKYLGRFGYAYPEVKTFPEIDDKTQEVTLNINIKPGKRVYVRNINVSGNEVTKDEVLRREMRQMEGSWLNSALVEQSKLNLNRLGFFETVDTETVQVPGSDDLVDVNFTVKEQPSGSFNAGVGYGTESGLSLQFGVKQNNFLGTGNQVGVNLSTNKYSKNVNLSYTDPYFTKDGVSLGGSIYWNEFDANDADLERYKNKSYGVALNTGFPINENNRINAGVGFRHNTISEVDSYYEHVKRFYQIYSQSQDPNADLSFNNFELNLGWYRSTLNRGTFPTAGNSQRLSGKMTVPGSDLQYFKTEFDTNFYFPLTRDHKFVVLARAKAGYGNGYGKFHGNEQVLPFWENYYLGGTSLRGFKSNSVGPRSFYVVDDNNTCVPGPGGNNCSGNGTTPHVVVDDGRSIGGNAMAVASLEMIVPTPFLDEAYSNSVRTSFFVDAGNVWDTEFNLDQYRKTLPASEFDKLQDYSDPAHIRASWGMSVQWLSPMGPMVFSLAWPLKEYQDDDTEIFSFNIGRTF, via the coding sequence ATGAGATTGAATAAACTTTTTGCCTCGATGTTATTGGTCGGTGCGACTATTTCAGGGAATGCCCAAGCCGGGTTTCAGCCATTTAAAATCACGGATATTCAGGTCGATGGATTACAGCGAGTCGCCTTGGGTGCGGCATTGCTGAATCTACCGATCAAAGTTGGCGATGTGCTGGATCAAACCAAATTACAGCAGGCGATTAAAAGCTTGTATGCCTCTACAAACTTTGAAGATGTCAAAGTCAGCCATGATGGCGGAGTATTGATTGTCACCGTGAAAGAGCGGCCGACCATCAGTGTTATTACCTTTGAAGGTAATAAAGACATTAAAGATGAACAGCTCAAAGAAAGTTTGAATGGCAGCGGGGTTAAAGTGGGTGAGGCCCTAGACCGCACCATGATCTCAGGCATTGAAAAAGGGCTGCAGGATTTTTATTACGGTGTTGGTAAATATGGCGCCAAAGTACAGGCCCAGATTATTAACCTGCCCCGTAACCGAGTGGAGTTGAAATTCAAATTCACTGAAGGCTTAGCCGCCGAAATTAAACAGATTAACTTTGTTGGTAATACTGTGTTCACTGATGCCCAATTACGCGGCATGATTGAACTAAAAGACTATGTTGCCTGGTGGGATCTGTTTGGCGAGCGTCGTTATCAAAAGCAGAAGCTGCAAGCGGACTTAGAAACCATTAAGAACGCCTATCACAACGATGGTTATATCCGTTTTGCGATCACCTCGACTCAGGTTGCGATGACGCCAGATCGCAAAGGGCTGTATATCACCATTAACATGGATGAAGGTAAGCAATATAAAGTCAAAGCCGTCAATCTGACCGGCGATTTGCTTGGCCGTGAAGCGTTGATGAAGTCCATTTTGCCAATTAAAGATGGCAGTATTTATGATGGTGGCGATGTTACCTTTACTGAAGAGATGTATGCCAAATATTTAGGCCGCTTCGGTTACGCCTATCCTGAAGTAAAAACTTTCCCGGAAATTGATGATAAGACGCAGGAAGTGACGTTGAATATCAATATTAAACCGGGCAAGCGTGTTTATGTCCGCAATATTAATGTCAGCGGCAACGAAGTCACCAAAGATGAAGTCTTGCGCCGGGAAATGCGCCAGATGGAAGGCTCTTGGCTCAATTCAGCCTTAGTTGAGCAGTCGAAGCTGAACCTGAACCGACTGGGCTTTTTTGAGACGGTCGATACCGAAACTGTGCAGGTGCCTGGCAGTGATGATTTAGTGGATGTTAACTTTACTGTAAAAGAACAGCCTTCTGGATCATTTAATGCCGGTGTTGGCTATGGTACAGAATCTGGCCTTAGCTTGCAGTTTGGTGTGAAGCAAAATAACTTTCTTGGCACGGGTAATCAGGTTGGCGTTAATTTATCGACCAATAAATATTCTAAAAACGTCAATCTGTCCTACACAGATCCATATTTCACTAAAGATGGCGTTAGCTTAGGTGGTAGTATTTACTGGAATGAATTTGATGCCAATGATGCAGATTTGGAACGCTATAAGAACAAATCTTATGGTGTGGCATTAAATACCGGTTTCCCCATCAATGAAAATAATCGCATTAATGCCGGGGTTGGTTTCCGTCATAACACCATTTCAGAAGTGGACAGTTACTACGAGCATGTAAAGCGTTTTTATCAAATTTATAGCCAGAGTCAGGATCCCAATGCCGATCTCAGTTTTAACAACTTTGAACTGAACTTAGGCTGGTACCGTTCAACATTGAACCGAGGTACTTTCCCAACTGCAGGTAATTCACAACGTTTGTCCGGTAAGATGACGGTACCGGGATCTGACTTGCAGTATTTTAAAACGGAATTTGATACTAACTTCTACTTCCCGTTGACTCGGGATCATAAGTTCGTTGTCTTGGCGCGTGCCAAGGCCGGTTATGGCAATGGTTATGGTAAATTCCATGGCAATGAACAGGTGCTGCCATTCTGGGAAAACTATTACCTGGGTGGAACATCACTGCGGGGCTTTAAGTCTAACTCGGTTGGTCCGCGTTCCTTCTATGTAGTGGATGACAATAATACTTGTGTGCCGGGCCCTGGTGGCAATAATTGTAGCGGTAATGGTACAACTCCTCATGTAGTGGTTGATGATGGTCGCAGCATCGGCGGTAATGCTATGGCGGTGGCCAGTCTGGAAATGATTGTTCCGACGCCATTTTTAGATGAAGCCTACAGCAACTCAGTTCGGACCAGCTTCTTCGTCGATGCCGGTAACGTTTGGGATACTGAATTTAATCTGGATCAATACCGAAAAACCTTGCCAGCCAGTGAGTTTGATAAGCTGCAGGATTACAGTGATCCCGCGCATATTCGGGCGTCTTGGGGGATGAGCGTTCAGTGGCTATCACCTATGGGTCCCATGGTGTTCAGTTTGGCCTGGCCGCTGAAAGAGTATCAGGATGATGATACTGAGATCTTCTCCTTCAATATTGGCAGGACTTTCTAA
- the rseP gene encoding sigma E protease regulator RseP, whose translation MYDFLWNLGSFIVALGLLITAHEYGHFWVARRCGVKVERFSIGFGKAIWRRIGKDGTEYVIALIPLGGYVKMLDERVEPVPAELQSQAFNRKSVWQRIAIVAAGPMANFLFAIFALYAMYLIGVPAVKPVIDSVMPGSPAAVIQLDGSPQQVVAVDGQPVRNWEEVNLALVSHIGDDSITMSLAPVGGVQDAGSSHTYRLDTRQWQFDPEKESPITSLGLGMYRPGIKPEIAAVSRGSAAAQAGFQVGDVLQQINGEPYPGWQKTSELIRQSPNQLMRFTLLRAGEPMTLDVKPHATQGANGQEIGLLGITPVVEKWPQNMRLQLQYGIVDAFDAAAEKTWQLAVVTFKMIGKLLTGTVSVSNLSGPISIAQGAGHSAEFGLVYFLGFLALISVNLGIANLLPLPVLDGGHLMYYLAELVTGKPVPEKVQEIGFRFGAAMLLILMSIALFNDFARL comes from the coding sequence ATGTACGATTTTCTGTGGAATCTAGGCTCGTTTATTGTTGCACTCGGTCTGCTTATTACCGCACATGAATATGGCCACTTTTGGGTGGCTCGTCGCTGTGGAGTAAAAGTAGAGCGCTTCTCTATTGGTTTTGGCAAGGCCATTTGGCGGCGTATTGGTAAAGATGGCACTGAATATGTCATTGCGCTGATCCCGCTTGGTGGTTACGTCAAAATGCTCGATGAACGAGTTGAGCCGGTACCGGCAGAACTGCAATCTCAGGCATTCAACCGAAAATCAGTTTGGCAGCGTATTGCAATCGTGGCCGCAGGGCCAATGGCAAACTTTTTGTTTGCCATTTTTGCGTTATATGCCATGTATCTCATTGGGGTGCCAGCGGTAAAACCTGTCATTGACAGTGTGATGCCAGGCAGTCCTGCCGCGGTGATCCAACTAGATGGTTCACCTCAGCAGGTTGTCGCTGTAGATGGGCAGCCAGTACGTAACTGGGAAGAGGTCAATCTGGCCTTAGTCAGCCATATTGGCGATGACAGTATCACTATGTCACTGGCCCCAGTGGGAGGGGTTCAGGATGCCGGTAGCAGTCATACTTATCGGCTGGATACCCGTCAGTGGCAGTTTGATCCGGAAAAAGAGTCACCCATTACCAGTTTAGGGCTAGGGATGTATCGTCCTGGGATTAAGCCTGAAATTGCAGCGGTTAGCCGTGGCAGTGCCGCAGCGCAAGCTGGATTCCAAGTGGGGGATGTACTACAGCAAATTAATGGCGAGCCTTATCCTGGTTGGCAGAAAACATCTGAACTTATCCGGCAATCGCCTAATCAGTTGATGCGTTTTACCTTGCTTCGCGCAGGGGAGCCTATGACGCTAGATGTTAAGCCCCATGCAACTCAGGGCGCTAATGGCCAAGAAATTGGTTTATTAGGAATTACGCCGGTTGTTGAAAAATGGCCACAAAACATGCGTTTGCAACTTCAGTATGGCATAGTAGACGCGTTTGACGCCGCTGCAGAGAAAACCTGGCAGTTAGCAGTGGTTACCTTCAAAATGATCGGCAAATTGCTGACTGGTACCGTATCGGTGAGTAATTTAAGCGGACCTATCTCTATCGCACAGGGAGCCGGGCACAGTGCAGAATTTGGATTGGTTTATTTTTTGGGGTTCCTGGCGCTAATTAGCGTTAACCTCGGCATTGCCAACCTCTTACCGTTGCCAGTGCTCGATGGGGGACACCTGATGTACTACCTGGCCGAATTGGTCACAGGTAAACCCGTGCCTGAAAAAGTTCAGGAAATTGGATTCAGATTTGGGGCAGCCATGCTGCTGATCTTGATGAGCATTGCGCTGTTCAATGATTTTGCCCGACTCTGA